A region of Spodoptera frugiperda isolate SF20-4 chromosome 26, AGI-APGP_CSIRO_Sfru_2.0, whole genome shotgun sequence DNA encodes the following proteins:
- the LOC118263989 gene encoding uncharacterized protein LOC118263989 — MASAAVNFVKVIEEYPCLYNNKLPEYSRKDVTDKAWLEVAQRTNTSVYDCQNKWKNIRNGFVRSLKPTPCGSSTKQKKLYYLYEELQFLLPFVKAIIYTNDSDNIPQKEVSDESSSSGEDVPPCTLERPSSRSGKSNSFNKKSKIRKVAYDTDRVIIDYIKRKESKLVSARKMFLLSLLPDVEKLSAEQMRKFRIKTLLLLEEIQSEQS, encoded by the exons atgGCATCCGCGGCAgtgaattttgttaaagttatAGAAGAATATCCATGtttatataacaataaactGCCGGAATACTCCAGGAAAGATGTAACGGATAAAGCTTGGTTGGAAGTGGCACAAAGAACAAACACTTCTG TGTATGATTGTCAAAACAAGTGGAAGAACATAAGGAACGGATTTGTACGCAGCCTGAAACCAACTCCGTGTGGTTCatctacaaaacaaaagaaactatattatcTATATGAAGAACTACAGTTTCTTCTTCCTTTTGTAAAAGCAATTATTTATACCAATGATTCGGATAATATTCCTCAAAAAGAAGTCTCCGATGAATCAAGTTCTTCAGGTGAAGATGTACCACCATGTACATTGGAAAGACCATCTTCTAGATCCGGTAAATCAAACTCATTTAACAAAAAGtctaaaataagaaaagttgCCTATGATACGGATAGAGTAATCATCGATTACATAAAAAGGAAAGAGTCAAAGCTTGTCAGCGCAAGGAAAATGTTTCTGCTGAGTTTATTACCAGATGTGGAAAAATTATCTGCAGAGCAAATGAGAAAATTTCGAATCAAGACGTTATTGTTACTTGAAGAAATTCAGTCAGAGCAATCTTGA